A DNA window from Arachis duranensis cultivar V14167 chromosome 3, aradu.V14167.gnm2.J7QH, whole genome shotgun sequence contains the following coding sequences:
- the LOC110278802 gene encoding uncharacterized protein LOC110278802: protein MEGTANLVVYRDGEIIHNTHEGVRFVCQNPFLFVVPCMMTLMELQNGLCQSMENGTLMRVSKILYRNSVIVFGGLIQFDTMPITDEASMQNMFQIHRQTQMRHPQIELYVEFETVVVVPVQNDIDIDDDRVAVYEGMNSDIEEDFKATYEVGDEDEDGDVGVKAAAENVVVHPSSSQLIYVPLFMRELDLDTMHAPEFPEYANIGVADPEDGDFRIGMEYSSRKSVVTIIRSFTISIGVDYDVYEFEAQTFYAKCKIYNGRHTCTIGMISQDHSKLDSDTVAEAIRPLVETNPSIKMKSIIAEVQSRFNYIISYRKAWLAKQKSIAKVFGGWEDSYQTLPW, encoded by the exons ATGGAGGGCACCGCAAATTTGGTGGTGTATCGCGACGGTGAGATAATACATAATACTCATGAGGGAGTGAGGTTTGTGTGCCAGAATCCGTTTTTGTTTGTGGTTCCATGCATGATGACGTTAATGGAGCTGCAGAACGGCCTCTGTCAAAGCATGGAGAACGGTACGTTAATGAGAGTGAGCAAAATTCTGTACCGAAATTCGGTTATAGTTTTTGGTGGTCTAATACAGTTTGATACCATGCCGATAACTGATGAAGCGAGTATGCAGAATATGTTTCAAATTCACCGGCAGACTCAGATGCGACACCCACAAATTGAGTTGTACGTTGAGTTTGAAACTGTAGTTGTAGTACCGGTTCAAAATGATATAGATATAGATGATGATAGAGTTGCAGTGTACGAAGGAATGAATAGTGACATCGAAGAGGACTTCAAAGCCACTTATGAAGTTGGCGACGAAGATGAGGATGGTGATGTGGGAGTTAAAGCAGCAGCAGAGAATGTAGTGGTTCATCCCTCGAGCAGTCAACTGATATACGTTCCACTTTTTATGCGTGAGTTGGATCTCGACACCATGCATGCCCCCGAGTTTCCGGAATATGCAAACATAG GAGTTGCTGATCCTGAGGACGGAGATTTCCGGATTGGAATGGAATATAGTTCTAGAAAATCGGTCGTCACAATAATTAGAAGTTTTACTATATCTATAGGAGTTGACTATGATGTGTATGAGTTTGAGGCACAGACGTTCTATGCAAAATGCAAGAT ATACAACGGTAGGCACACGTGCACGATCGGAATGATTTCACAAGATCATTCCAAGTTGGACTCAGATACAGTTGCTGAGGCTATAAGGCCATTGGTTGAGACGAACCCGTCTATCAAGATGAAATCTATAATTGCGGAAGTCCAGTCGAGATTCAACTATATCATCAGTTACCGAaaggcttggttggcaaagcagaagTCCATAGCCAAAGTTTTTGGTGGTTGGGAGGATTCTTACCAAACCTTGCCATGGTGA